A DNA window from Aspergillus nidulans FGSC A4 chromosome V contains the following coding sequences:
- a CDS encoding uncharacterized protein (transcript_id=CADANIAT00002936) yields the protein MTHHFRNGRHGHGEIQETLNNKAQGVFRYVECQLTALKRAKNGNQLDKCQFSLPSDLDETYERILYNIHSDHAEDVRRILTILCLAKRPLTLEELIDAHAVDLEDHHASIAKVDHTTLMKTGHDVGTEQHTASSMLILMFAVG from the exons ATGACCCATCATTTCAGAAATGGAAGGCACGGCCATGGAGAAATTCAAGAAACGCTAAACAACAAAGCGCAAGGAGT GTTTCGTTATGTTGAATGTCAATTGACGGCGTTGAAGCGGGCGAAGAACGGCAATCAGCTTGATAAATGTCAATTTTCGCTACCTAGTGACCTCGATGAAACGTATGAGAGGATCCTGTATAACATCCACAGCGATCATGCTGAGGATGTCCGCCGGATACTGACGATTCTTTGTCTGGCCAAGCGCCCATTGACTCTAGAAGAATTGATCGATGCGCATGCCGTCGACCTTGAAGACCACCACGCCTCGATCGCGAAGGTCGATCATACGACTCTTATGAAAACCGGCCATGACGTTGGAACTGAGCAGCATACGGCGTCTAGcatgttgatattgatgttTGCTGTGGGCTAA
- a CDS encoding uncharacterized protein (transcript_id=CADANIAT00002937) has product MAMHFRLLLIKAMRKWYRYCWIKAQRSLLKVERLRSGTEPPIMAPI; this is encoded by the exons ATGGCTATGCACTTCAGGCTGCTTCTTATCAAGGCCATGCGCAAGTGGTacagatactgctggatcAAGGCGCAGAGGTCATTGCTCAAGGTGGAAA GGCTTAGAAGCGGCACAGAACCCCCCATTATGGCACCTATCTGA
- a CDS encoding protein plyH (transcript_id=CADANIAT00002938), with the protein MFIKNGLLLSLATSVLATHGARSHSQAATSKLSKRFTFPIPNSEGSVTLDEVYEIDGETFDGGMKTYGRGVSCTGQDEGGDSDAVFIVKNGGTLKNVIIGSDQIEGVHCEGSCTIENVWWEAVCEDALSLKTGDGPFNVVGGGAQGADDKVIQHNGGGTVSISDFTVYDFGKLYRSCGNCGDQYERHVVIEGVTAVDGKYLVGINSNYGDTATIDSATCATDVKTICAEYKGTDNNDEEPEEVSDGPSDYCIYTEPLSEC; encoded by the exons ATGTTCATCAAGAACGGCCTGCTTCTCTCCCTGGCGACCAGCGTGCTGGCCACGCACGGCGCCCGCTCCCACTCCCAGGCCGCCACCAGCAAGCTCTCGAAGCGCTTCACCTTCCCTATCCCCAACTCTGAGGGCAGCGTCACCCTCGACGAGGTCTATGAGATCGACGGCGAGACCTTTGACGGCGGCATGAAAACCTACGGCCGTGGCGTCTCCTGCACTGGTCAAGACGAAGGCGGCGACTCTGACgccgtcttcatcgtcaagaACGGCGGTACCCTCAAGAACGTCATCATCGGCTCGGACCAGATCGAGGGTGTCCACTGCGAGGGCTCCTGCACTATCGAGAACGTCTGGTGGGAGGCCGTTTGCGAGG ACGCCCTCTCCCTCAAGACTGGTGACGGCCCCTTCAACgtcgttggtggtggtgctcAGGGCGCCGacgacaaggtcatccaGCACAACGGTGGCGGTACCGTCAGCATTTCCGACTTCACCGTCTACGACTTCGGCAAGCTCTACCGCTCCTGCGGAAACTGTGGCGACCAGTACGAGCGTCACGTTGTCATTGAGGGAGTCACCGCCGTTGACGGCAAGTACCTTgttggcatcaacagcaactaCGGCGACACTGCCACTATTGACAGCGCTACTTGCGCCACGGATGTCAAGACCATCTGCGCTGAGTACAAGGGCACTGACAacaacgacgaggag CCCGAGGAGGTCAGCGATGGCCCTAGCGACTACTGCATCTACACTGAGCCGCTCTCTGAGTGCTAG
- a CDS encoding uncharacterized protein (transcript_id=CADANIAT00002939) yields MATLHPFDPITPGEITLATKILQAAFPGVKLRYKKIDLQEPIKAEVVPYIEAERLGKPLPSKPTRLLQVLFHRMDTGAFFKGLLNADSKSVVYAKELPREIQGPVDTDELIEIEQLCLSHPAVKKEIAKLKLPPGVTVCNDPWIYGCDDPNETRRLFQCYMYIVSTDHPQNNHYSVPCKFSPVFDGLTRELVRMDYLPATTDASTDSETKPWKPVETIQYAHDLLTEQLRRDLKPYIVTQPQGPSFTVAGNEVSWQKWRFRVGFNSREGLVIHNITYDSRNVFYRLSMSEMTVPYGDPRAPFHRKQAFDVGDVGFGITANQLSLGCDCLGHIKYFDGYRCDSRGEPVHLENVICLHEQDAGLQHKHTNYRSGAATAVRNRQLVVQMICTVSNYEYIFAYIFDQAANIELEVRATGILSTVPFDNEKFGTTVPWGTNVGPGVMAPFHQHMFSFRIDPAIDGHKNTVIYQDSVPMAEDSNNPYLVGYTTNETVVKTSSSAETSVEKHRVFKIRNDSQINPITYKPVSYKLMAAPSQMLLANPKSFGHARAVFATKPIWVTKYRDGELFAGGEFTNQSKKSEGVEGWVARNENVEDEDLVLWHTFGLTHNPRIEDFPVMPVERVSVMLKPDGFFTKNPALDVPQSSQAFNQSTLHPEAKACCSTGGVKL; encoded by the exons ATGGCTACCCTCCACCCCTTCGACCCCATTACCCCGGGGGAGATCACCCTGGCCACCAAGATCCTGCAGGCTGCCTTCCCCGGCGTTAAGCTACGCTATAAGAAGATCGACCTGCAGGAACCCATTAAGGCCGAAGTCGTTCCATATATCGAGGCTGAACGTCTCGGCAAGCCATTGCCCAGCAAGCCAACCCGGTTACTGCAGGTGCTGTTCCACCGCATGGACACGGGTGCCTTCTTTAAAGGGCTGCTGAATGCCGACTCGAAGAGTGTTGTGTACGCGAAGGAGTTGCCGAGGGAGATCCAG GGCCCCGTCGACACCGATGAACTCATCGAGATCGAACAGCTCTGCCTCAGCCACCCGGCCGTCAAAAAGGAGATCGCTAAGCTTAAGCTTCCACCTGGTGTGACTGTCTGCAACGATCCGTGGATCTACGGGTGCGATGACCCTAATGAGACCCGCCGGCTGTTCCAGTGCTACATGTATATTGTCTCCACGGACCACCCGCAGAACAACCACTACTCTGTTCCTTGCAAGTTTTCGCCCGTATTTGACGGGCTGACGCGTGAGCTCGTGCGCATGGATTACCTTCCTGCTACTACTGACGCTAGCACGGATTCTGAGACGAAGCCGTGGAAACCCGTCGAGACGATTCAGTACGCGCATGACTTGCTGACCGAGCAGCTCAGGCGCGACTTAAAACCGTACATTGTAACCCAGCCACAAGGCCCGTCATTCACCGTAGCCGGCAATGAAGTCTCCTGGCAAAAGTGGCGGTTCCGGGTCGGGTTCAATAGCCGTGAGGGGCTTGTCATCCATAATATCACATATGACAGCCGGAACGTGTTCTACCGGCTCTCCATGTCAGAGATGACGGTCCCATATGGAG ACCCCCGCGCCCCCTTCCACCGCAAGCAAGCCTTCGACGTTGGCGACGTCGGATTCGGCATCACTGCCAACCAGCTCTCGCTGGGCTGCGATTGCCTCGGCCACATCAAGTACTTTGATGGGTACCGCTGCGACTCAAGGGGTGAGCCCGTCCACCTCGAGAACGTGATCTGCCTGCACGAGCAAGACGCCGGCCTCCAGCACAAACATACCAACTACCGCTCTGGCGCTGCGACTGCCGTCCGGAACCGCCAGCTGGTGGTGCAGATGATCTGCACTGTGTCCAACTACGAGTACATCTTCGCTTATATCTTCGACCAAGCGGCAAATATCGAGCTGGAGGTGCGGGCAACCGGCATCCTTAGTACGGTGCCTTTTGACAACGAGAAATTTGGCACGACTGTCCCCTGGGGCACGAACGTCGGGCCAGGCGTCATGGCCCCCTTCCACCAGCATATGTTTAGTTTCCGGATCGACCCTGCGATTGACGGGCACAAGAATACGGTCATTTATCAAGACTCCGTGCCCATGGCTGAAGACTCCAACAACCCGTATCTAGTGGGCTACACGACCAACGAGACAGTCGTCAAGACGAGCAGTTCCGCCGAAACAAGCGTGGAGAAACACCGTGTTTTCAAGATCAGAAACGACTCGCAGATCAATCCCATAACCTACAAGCCAGTCAGCTACAAGCTCATGGCCGCACCATCGCAGATGCTCCTTGCAAACCCGAAATCATTCGGCCATGCGCGCGCTGTCTTTGCGACAAAACCGATCTGGGTGACAAAGTACCGCGACGGGGAGCTCTTTGCTGGTGGCGAGTTCACGAaccagagcaagaagagtgAGGGTGTTGAGGGTTGGGTTGCCCGCAATGAgaatgtggaggatgaggatcTGGTGCTCTGGCACA CTTTCGGTCTGACGCATAACCCTCGCATTGAGGATTTCCCTGTTATGCCCGTCGAACGAGTCAGTGTGATGTTGAAGCCTGATGGGTTCTTCACAAAGAATCCGGCGCTAGACGTGCCGCAATCCAGTCAGGCGTTTAACCAATCGACGTTACATCCGGAGGCAAAGGCGTGCTGTTCAACTGGTGGTGTTAAGTTGTGA
- a CDS encoding DUF3405 domain-containing protein (transcript_id=CADANIAT00002940), whose product MSDQYSLSHLLEQQHLADCTKYERQWRPSDDNSPPPNEPVGPGTMRDVREEQFYLGGKNTVQPWDDSFPSPLMPAIYDPYPDYNSGVWSDTWKGTFRTCEGPRGGTLDRQNVEDMVLTYPGVQGGFPYPKYGSYEALGLDGYTCTTRASRLAAYGYSESGLNSTADPIVWDNVNWGTLQSECLQRNINRYHEPKRTPRLSILPLNPIRTEAPANDDEGISSPATKKRTAVVLRAWHDIVWTENLKEHVRSLIMELSLHSGAEYEVFLLTHVKDNDLLLCGVDEAKIRALKKKFIPREFWDITVLFDERTLQSWYPKVDEHRPVYQYAQPLQIFSTVFPDFHYYWQLEMDARFTGHTYHFLERASEFAKQQSRKYLWERNAYFYIPGAHGTWEEFMHTVDKSLLKRESNTVWGPAPPHSWIQPVGPEPPISSPQDDDYEWGVGEEADLITFLPIFDPSDTTWVFWNLLWNLPIETTTRRTSPVMIGRFSHRLLQVMHNAQIEQGVALVSEMMPSSFALWHGLKAVHAPHPIYADGKWMPKELNNIVNKVAGGPEKINGGKDSFWNWDHKLDHIVYRMSYMFTGQPAEDFYRRWLGYKPNPAQYTDGSRHQDPQGRNWFDGGHLNTELDKGPDMAVPV is encoded by the exons ATGTCTGATCAATATAGCTTGTCTCACC TATTAGAGCAACAACACTTGGCTG ATTGTACCAAGTATGAACGGCAATGGAGACCGTCCGATGATAACTCCCCGCCTCCAAATGAACCGGTAGGGCCAGGGACGATGCGCGATGTTCG agaagagcAATTCTACCTAGGTGGGAAGAATACGGTGCAGCCGTGGGACGATTCTTTCCCGTCTCCGCTCATGCCCGCCATCTACGATCCGTATCCAGACTACAATAGTGGAGTATGGTCAGATACATGGAAGGGAACGTTCAGAACTTGCGAGGGTCCACGGGGAGGGACTTTGGATCGCCAAAATGTCGAAGACATGGTCCTCACCTATCCTGGCGTTCAGGGTG GCTTTCCGTATCCAAAGTATGGCTCCTACGAGGCTCTTGGTCTAGACGGATACACTTGCACCACGCGCGCCTCTCGATTGGCTGCATATGGGTACTCCGAGTCGGGTTTGAATTCTACTGCGGACCCTATTGTCTGGGACAACGTGAACTGGGGTACGCTGCAGTCGGAATGCCTCCAGCGGAACATAAACAGATATCATGAGCCGAAAAGAACACCTCGCCTGAGTATCCTTCCACTGAACCCTATCCGAACGGAGGCGCCTGCAAACGACGATGAAGGCAtatcctctccagcaaccAAGAAGAGGACGGCAGTGGTACTGCGCGCATGGCACGACATAGTCTGGACCGAGAATCTAAAAGAGCATGTTCGATCGCTCATCATGGAACTGTCACTGCACTCTGGCGCGGAATATGAGGTGTTTCTCCTGACCCATGTGAAGGATAATGATCTCCTCTTGTGTGGCGTAGACGAGGCGAAGATTCGCGCGCTGAAAAAGAAGTTTATCCCTCGTGAGTTCTGGGATATTACAGTTCTCTTCGACGAGCGGACCCTGCAATCGTGGTATCCCAAGGTAGACGAACACAG GCCGGTATACCAGTACGCGCAGCCTTTGCAGATCTTTTCAACCGTTTTCCCAGACTTCCACTACTACTGGCAACTTGAAATGGACGCCCGCTTCACCGGGCACACCTATCACTTCCTCGAGCGGGCAAGCGAGTTTGCAAAACAGCAGTCCAGGAAGTACCTCTGGGAGCGAAACGCCTATTTTTATATTCCCGGGGCACACGGAACCTGGGAGGAATTTATGCACACGGTCGACAAATCCCTGCTCAAAAGGGAAAGCAATACGGTATGGGGACCAGCGCCACCGCATAGCTGGATCCAGCCCGTCGGCCCTGAGCCGCCCATTTCGAGCCCACAAGATGACGATTATGAATGGGGTGTCGGCGAGGAAGCGGACCTCATCACCTTCCTTCCTATATTTGACCCATCCGACACCACCTGGGTCTTCTGGAACCTGCTCTGGAACCTACCCATTGAGACAACGACGCGGCGCACATCTCCTGTCATGATAGGCCGGTTTTCGCACCGGCTGCTTCAAGTCATGCACAACGCGCAGATCGAGCAGGGCGTGGCGCTGGTCTCGGAGATGATGCCCTCATCCTTTGCACTTTGGCATGGCCTCAAGGCCGTTCATGCTCCGCACCCTATCTACGCAGACGGCAAGTGGATGCCGAAGGAGCTGAACAACATCGTGAATAAGGTTGCAGGCGGGCCGGAGAAGATCAACGGCGGAAAAGATAGCTTCTGGAACTGGGACCATAAGCTCGACCATATCGTTTATCGCATGAGTTATATGTTCACCGGCCAGCCGGCAGAGGACTTTTATCGGCGGTGGTTGGGGTATAAGCCAAATCCAGCGCAGTATACGGATGGTAGTCGG CATCAGGACCCGCAAGGCAGGAACTGGTTCGATGGTGGACACTTG AATACAGAGCTGGACAAGGGTCCTGATATGGCAGTCCCAGTTTGA
- a CDS encoding uncharacterized protein (transcript_id=CADANIAT00002941), whose product MHHLSTENILLKARCEGLEEALVNERKRRKRGKPLIFQLQAPEAGNAVFYSPRRIQQARDLQKEKDEAIQQAKAAKKEAKLYRQQEKEEKQRNTEKRRRIKALERQIRLQEAEKKKLEKEQQKEEARIAKEAVIQLQNNIRTARQSKSKLPATPKAPEKQKPSCPAPEAIPGTSTTINRRGRQIRLPRRFRNS is encoded by the coding sequence ATGCATCACCTCTCTACAGAGAATATCCTGCTTAAGGCACGCTGTGAAGGCCTCGAGGAGGCACTAGTTAAtgaaaggaagagacggaAGCGTGGAAAGCCTCTTATATTTCAGTTGCAGGCACCAGAGGCAGGCAATGCAGTCTTTTATTCTCCTAGGAGGATCCAGCAAGCACGCGAcctccagaaagagaaagatgaggcGATACAGCAAGCTAAAGCTGCTAAAAAAGAGGCCAAACTATACcggcagcaggagaaggaagagaagcagcggaATActgagaaaagaagaagaatcaaGGCTCTAGAACGGCAAATTCGATTacaggaagcagagaagaagaagcttgaaaAAGAGcaacagaaagaggaggctCGTATAGCCAAGGAGGCTGTGATACAGCTTCAAAATAATATCAGAACTGCTAGACAGAGCAAGTCTAAGCTTCCGGCAACTCCAAAGGCTCcagagaagcagaaaccATCATGCCCAGCACCTGAAGCTATCCCAGGGACCTCTACCACTATCAATCGCCGAGGACGGCAGATCCGGCTCCCACGCCGCTTTCGCAACTCTTGA
- a CDS encoding uncharacterized protein (transcript_id=CADANIAT00002942) — protein MRLKMRPSSRDEFAIAIICALTLEAEAVEDLFDEIYDRLGEHYRKEPGDDNAYVNGRIGYHNVVVCYMPGMGKGSAASVASSLKISYKRIEVALVVGICGGAPYPSSGGEVFLGDVIISDSVVQYDFGRQYPGGFEKKLGVRDTLGRPNRAIRSILASLQARRSCKDLQDKLLQHLQAIQKSPSDWQFPSIDDILFEASYQHKHYGFTSPACPCLDSMSKDTCKTAVESPCTSLGCDMDRSEGVVGFEMEGAGVWDNISCIIIKGVCDYADSHKNKAWQVYAAATGAAAAKAFLEYWEPTAREDSNKFRIPLDLSAVPAIEEFIGREEELNCLWDYLQPASSQRRKVAVLHGLGGIGKTQLAIHFARKHKNKFTAIFWLNSKDQSALVSSLSSCLSQIQGQLIEDQAVNEEEAVQRANQVLQWLARPGNTRWLIIFDNIDQYSPAQGHGHCGYDIYEFFPKADHGSIMITSRLQGLTELGKSFPVRRLMHKDATQLLFQSSGFSAKDITQMGAEQDLINLASLLDGLSLAIVIAGAFMRQTGTTFKEYLELYQTSWFDLQSQSAPTRQYQQGNIVQTWIITYKEIQKRDPTAAKLLLLLAFFDNQDIWYELTQNGLDYSNPPPWFKAAVSSKLVFRTKIKALVEFSLVEIKQQEGSYTLHPVVQDWCYHIAASNDLTNQLQELAFISVGYTVPSRDTRDYARLEQRLLPHANNLIQRNIGYWLDIQPEDRINIFGAFHGLGNLYLHQGKLKEAEGMYQRALAGKEKALGPDHTSALDTVNNLGLLYSDQGRLKEAEEMYQRALAGYKKALGPDHTSTLNTVNNLGNLYSDQGKLREAEEMYQQALAGYEKALGPAHTSTLDTVNNLGNLYSDQGRLKEAEEMYQQALAGKEKALGLDHTSTLDTVGNLGLLYRDQGKLREAEEMFQRALTGKEKALGPDHTSTLNTVNNLGNLYSDQGRLKEAEEMYQRALAGKEKALGLDHTSTLNTVNNLGLLYRDQGKLKEAEEMFQRALTGKEKALGPDHTSTLDTVGNLGLLYRDQGKLREAEEMFQRALAGYEKALGPNHSKTRIVSNNLVSLASLHAGQDSPRHIHVAPNPFSGSTHTGAEHPWRPLKERPRKRDILYSILRKS, from the exons ATGAGGCTGAAG ATGCGCCCATCCAGTCGGGACGAATTTGCGATCGCAATCATCTGCGCGCTGACACTCGAAGCAGAGGCAGTTGAAGACCTTTTTGATGAAATTTATGACAGGTTGGGCGAACACTACAGGAAAGAACCGGGCGATGATAATGCATATGTTAATGGAAGGATTGGATACCATAACGTGGTGGTGTGCTATATGCCTGGCATGGGCAAAGGGAGTGCAGCCAGTGTGGCCTCAAGCTTGAAAATCAGCTACAAAAGGATTGAAGTGGCGCTGGTTGTCGGTATTTGTGGAGGTGCACCATACCCATCATCTGGCGGAGAGGTCTTTCTAGGGGATGTTATAATTAGTGACTCTGTGGTACAATACGACTTTGGCAGGCAGTATCCTGGTGGCTTTGAAAAGAAACTGGGCGTCAGGGACACGCTTGGACGACCAAACCGAGCTATCCGTTCAATACTGGCAAGTCTCCAGGCAAGGCGATCGTGCAAAGACCTTCAAGATAAGCTGCTACAGCATCTACAAGCTATTCAGAAATCACCATCTGATTGGCAATTCCCCTCTATTGATGACATCCTCTTTGAAGCTTCATACCAACATAAGCACTATGGCTTTACTTCACCCGCGTGTCCTTGTCTTGATAGCATGTCTAAAGATACCTGCAAGACAGCTGTCGAATCACCTTGTACTTCTCTAGGCTGTGATATGGACCGG TCAGAAGGTGTTGTTGGTTTCGAGATGGAGGGTGCAGGGGTGTGGGACAACATATCATGCATCATTATAAAAGGGGTGTGTGACTATGCAGATAGCCACAAGAATAAAGCATGGCAAGTGTATGCAGCGGCAACTGGAGCTGCGGCTGCCAAAGCTTTCTTGGAGTATTGGGAGCCCACTGCTCGAGAAG ACAGCAACAAATTTCGCATCCCGCTAGATCTTTCAGCTGTTCCTGCGATTGAGGAGTTCattggacgagaagaagaactaAACTGTCTATGGGATTATCTACAACCAGCAAGTTCACAGAGACGAAAGGTGGCTGTCCTCCATGGTCTAGGTGGGATTGGCAAAACACAACTAGCAATTCACTTTGCACGAAAACACAAGAATAAGTTTACAGCCATATTCTGGCTGAACAGCAAGGATCAATCTGCCTTGGTTTCATCTTTGAGTTCTTGCCTCTCTCAGATACAAGGACAGTTGATAGAGGACCAGGCAGTcaatgaggaggaagctgtaCAAAGGGCAAACCAAGTACTACAGTGGCTAGCAAGGCCAGGCAACACTAGATGGCTTATTATATTTGACAATATCGACCAGTATTCTCCAGCCCAAGGCCATGGTCACTGTGGATATGATATCTACGAATTCTTTCCAAAGGCTGATCATGGATCTATTATGATCACTTCCCGGCTCCAGGGGCTCACTGAACTTGGGAAGTCATTTCCAGTTCGGAGACTTATGCACAAAGATGCTACACAGCTATTGTTTCAAAGCAGCGGCTTCTCAGCTAAAGATATTACGCAGATGGGTGCTGAACAAG ACCTTATAAATCTTGCTAGCCTGCTGGATGGGCTCTCGCTGGCAATTGTCATAGCTGGGGCCTTCATGCGTCAAACAGGAACAACTTTTAAAGAGTATTTAGAGCTCTACCAGACTTCCTGGTTCGACTTGCAGTCACAGTCAGCACCCACACGCCAATACCAGCAAGGCAATATTGTACAAACATGGATTATCACCTATAAAGAGATACAGAAACGTGATCCCACTGCCGCGAAACTCTTGCTCTTACTCGCATTTTTTGATAACCAGGATATCTGGTATGAACTGACTCAAAACGGGTTGGACTACTCCAACCCGCCACCATGGTTTAAAGCAGCAGTGTcaagcaagctggtctttaGGACAAAGATAAAAGCACTAGTTGAGTTCTCGCTTGTTGAAATAAAACAGCAGGAGGGAAGCTATACTCTGCATCCCGTGGTACAGGACTGGTGTTATCATATTGCTGCCTCCAATGACCTCACAAACCAACTACAGGAGCTGGCGTTCATCTCGGTTGGATATACAGTCCCCAGTCGGGACACCAGAGATTATGCAAGGCTTGAGCAGCGATTACTTCCTCATGCAAATAACCTAATCCAAAGGAATATAGGCTATTGGCTTGATATACAGCCTGAAGACAGAATCAACATTTTTGGAGCCTTTCATGGCTTAGGTAATCTCTACTTACATCAAggaaagctgaaagaggcagaagggATGTATCAGCGAGCCctggcaggcaaggagaaggcactgggtcctgaccACACATCCGCCCTtgatacagtcaacaatcttggtcttctctactctgatcagggcaggctgaaagaggcagaggagatgtatcagcgagcactggcaggctaCAAGAAGGCACTGGGCCCTGATCACACATCCACCCTGaatacagtcaacaatcttgggaatctctactctgatcagggcaagctgagagaggcagaggagatgtatcagcaagcactagCAGGCTACGAGAAGGCACTGGGTCCTGCCCACACATCCACCCTtgatacagtcaacaatcttgggaacctctactctgatcagggcAGGCtgaaagaagcagaggagatgtatcagcaagcactggcaggcaaggagaaggcactgggCCTTGATCACACATCCACCCTTGATACAGTGGGcaatcttggtcttctctaCAGGGATCAGGGCAAGCTaagagaggcagaagagatgTTTCAGCGAGCACTGacaggcaaggagaaggcactgggCCCTGATCACACATCCACCCTGaatacagtcaacaatcttgggaatctctactctgatcagggcaggctgaaagaggcagaggagatgtatcagcgagcactggcaggcaaggagaaggcactgggCCTTGATCACACATCCACCCTGAATACGGTCAAcaatcttggtcttctctaCAGggatcagggcaagctgaaagaggcagaagagatgTTTCAGCGAGCACTGacaggcaaggagaaggcactgggCCCTGATCACACATCCACCCTTGATACAGTGGGcaatcttggtcttctctaCAGGGATCAGGGCAAGCTaagagaggcagaagagatgTTTCAgcgagcactggcaggctatGAGAAGGCACTGGGTCCCAATCATTCAAAGACTCGTATAGTGTCAAACAATCTGGTGTCTCTTGCTAGCCTTCATGCTGGGCAAGACAGCCCTCGCCACATCCATGTTGCCCCTAACCCCTTTTCCGGTAGCACACATACTGGGGCTGAACACCCTTGGAGGCCACTTAAAGAACGCCCACGTAAAAGAGATATCCTGTATAGCATTTTGCGCAAATCGTAG